One Maniola hyperantus chromosome Z, iAphHyp1.2, whole genome shotgun sequence DNA window includes the following coding sequences:
- the LOC117995879 gene encoding uncharacterized protein, with the protein MTDSSMYSSLFALVESHLSKTSLQQNDGNSNTTSINIPINNLRDGSISESLMILQTRPRLPIPSLSPKESSIQPILAQQVANMLIAKEKRQQEEKQKLEEQMMRLKLEEDEKNSLIDLTKAIQIPYNPKPRANQQETLSSSSSVESLFKLNFTDCDGEPERTKTPEPELPCITDMSYILKEKIKMGKGSAFGKVLSSRLRPVPVFYFREKIPTNIKRFDFSTPSPCDIVKANRKYRPTMSTTFTMDITKFV; encoded by the coding sequence ATGACGGACTCTTCAATGTATTCTTCTTTGTTTGCACTAGTCGAGAGTCACCTATCGAAGACCAGCTTACAGCAAAATGATGGGAATTCAAATACAACATCGATTAATATTCCtattaacaatttgcgggatgGTAGTATCTCAGAATCATTGATGATATTGCAAACTCGTCCAAGGTTACCCATTCCAAGTCTCAGCCCTAAAGAAAGCTCTATTCAACCTATTCTAGCTCAACAAGTTGCCAATATGCTTATAGCCAAAGAGAAAAGGCAGCAAGAAGAAAAGCAAAAATTGGAAGAACAGATGATGCGTCTCAAATTGGAGGAGGATgaaaaaaattctttaattgACTTAACGAAAGCCATCCAAATTCCCTACAATCCAAAGCCTCGTGCAAATCAACAAGAAACTCTCAGCAGCAGCAGCTCAGTGGAGTCACtatttaaattgaatttcaCAGATTGCGATGGTGAACCAGAGAGGACTAAAACTCCAGAGCCTGAGTTGCCTTGTATTACAGACATGTCAtacattttaaaagaaaaaataaaaatgggcAAAGGTTCTGCATTTGGTAAAGTATTGTCATCACGACTGAGACCAGTCCCTGTGTTTTATTTCAGAGAAAAAATTCCTACAAATATTAAGAGATTTGACTTCAGCACACCATCACCATGTGATATTGTGAAAGCCAATAGAAAATACCGACCAACTATGTCCACCACTTTCACAATGGACATTACAAAGTTTGTGTAA